ATCTGTCGCACATTTCGTCAATCTACGAAAATAAACACAAATTAACGAAGACATTCGTAAGTTTTGTTGGTATGTTTCTGGGTATTCGTTTAATTCAGTTGCAAACTCGAAAGTGTTAATGGCTTTCGTTTTCGATGAGGTAAGTTATGAAAAAGATCGTTGGTTTACATAAAACAAACAATAATATAGGCGTATATTCAGTATGTTCTGCTCACCCTATGGTGATTGAAGCGACTTTTCGTTACGAACTTGATAATTCGTTGCCCGTAGTAATAGAGGCGACATCGAATCAAGTAAACCAGTTTGGTGGTTATACGGGTATGAAGCCAAAGGATTTCGTAAGTTACGTTTACGAAATCGCAAATAATGTAGGCTTTCCGATAGAGAGAATTATCCTAGGCGGTGATCATTTAGGCCCAAATTGTTGGCAAAACGAAACCTCCGATCAAGCGATGGAGAAATCACGCGAATTAATTAAGCAGTATGTTGAAGCGGGTTTTACCAAGATTCACTTGGATGCCTCGATGTCATGTGCTGACGATAGCGTGCCTCTAGACCCCTCGATTGTTGCCAAGCGCGCTGCTGAGCTTTGCGCGGTGGCCGAAGAGTATGTACCAGCAGAGAGCAGAGACAAGATTACCTATATCATAGGAACAGAGGTTCCTGTTCCTGGGGGAGAAGCCTCCGAGATCAACTCGGTTCATGTCACAGAACTTGCCGACGTGCGTAACACCATAGACACCCATGTCACAGCTTTTGAAGCGCTTGGTATTGGTCATGCTATCGAAAAGGTTGTTGGTGTGGTTGTGCAGCCGGGAGTTGAGTTTGACCACAGTAAGGTCATTCGCTATCAAA
This is a stretch of genomic DNA from Vibrio maritimus. It encodes these proteins:
- the gatZ gene encoding tagatose-bisphosphate aldolase subunit GatZ, whose protein sequence is MKKIVGLHKTNNNIGVYSVCSAHPMVIEATFRYELDNSLPVVIEATSNQVNQFGGYTGMKPKDFVSYVYEIANNVGFPIERIILGGDHLGPNCWQNETSDQAMEKSRELIKQYVEAGFTKIHLDASMSCADDSVPLDPSIVAKRAAELCAVAEEYVPAESRDKITYIIGTEVPVPGGEASEINSVHVTELADVRNTIDTHVTAFEALGIGHAIEKVVGVVVQPGVEFDHSKVIRYQKSEAQEISRYIEGTPWIYEAHSTDYQTAKHLKELVQTHFSILKVGPALTFALREALFALAEIETCLVKSEHSSQFKKVVDDVLLDTPKYWKSYYGEKHSDIINNLHFSFSDRIRYYWTDERIQAAQGRLIDNLNKVDIPLTMLSQYMPNQYLKVSSGEIVANAHALIIDKIQEVVGQYSAACQ